One region of Salvelinus namaycush isolate Seneca chromosome 3, SaNama_1.0, whole genome shotgun sequence genomic DNA includes:
- the LOC120043754 gene encoding immunoglobulin lambda-1 light chain-like, with amino-acid sequence MLGTLCTLITALTYVSCQKAVTQTPSVLTVSTKGTATFHCDITKDESQYVIWYKQVPGGAPQYVLRFYRTHASPNEYGSGFSSDRFTSKATSDKDYQFIISNVEETDSAVYYCQTYDASVKEHVFGPGTKLIVTDGDLATPAVTLFPPSTEDLKSSRATLVCLTSNLSQKSKGLADVSWMSNSESVTEDVSTSPAEQQPDKTFTISSYLTIQTADWDKDLVFTCKVSLGSTFSEKEIRKTSCSL; translated from the exons ATGCTGGGGACACTCTGCACTCTCATCACTGCTCTAACAT ATGTCAGTTGCCAGAAAGCAGTGACACAGACACCTTCAGTACTGACTGTCAGTACAAAGGGGACTGCCACCTTTCACTGTGACATCACCAAAGATGAAAGTCAGTATGTAATCTGGTATAAACAGGTTCCAGGAGGAGCTCCTCAGTATGTGTTAAGGTTTTACCGTACTCATGCCTCTCCTAATGAATATGGTTCTGGTTTCTCCTCTGATCGTTTCACATCTAAAGCCACGTCTGATAAGGATTATCAGTTTATAATCAGTAATGTGGAGGAGACAGACTCagcagtgtattactgtcagaCATATGATGCCTCTGTTAAAGAGCAC GTATTCGGACCAGGAACCAAGCTCATAGTTACTG ATGGAGATCTGGCTACACCTGCTGTGACCCTGTTCCCTCCGTCCACTGAAGACCTCAAGTCCAGCAGAGCAACACTGGTGTGTCTGACTAGTAACCTGTCTCAGAAGTCCAAGGGGTTGGCAGATGTCAGCTGGATGTCTAACAGTGAATCAGTGACAGAAGATGTTTCTACCAGCCCTGCTGAGCAGCAACCAGACAAAACCTTCACGATCAGCAGCTATCTGACCATTCAGACTGCAGACTGGGACAAGGACCTGGTGTTCACCTGTAAAGTGTCGTTGGGGTCAACATTCTCTGAGAAAGAGATCAGAAAGACTAGTTGTAGTCTGTAA
- the LOC120043756 gene encoding immunoglobulin lambda-1 light chain-like, whose product MLGTLCTLITALTYVSCQKAVTQTPSVLTVSTKGTATFYCDITEDEGNYVNWYKQVPGGAPQYVLRFHRTHASPDEYGSGFSSDRFTSKATSDKDYQFIISNVEETDSAVYYCQTWDDSVEEAVVVFGQGTKLFVTDSTLPPPVLTIFPPSSDELKSSKVTLVCLASQMAMGYADVSWTAGGNPVTGGIATSGPVPQADKTFQLSSCLTVDTSEWNQDKVFSCKVTAGSKFAEKGIKKSECSTE is encoded by the exons ATGCTGGGGACACTCTGCACTCTCATCACTGCTCTAACAT ATGTCAGTTGCCAGAAAGCAGTGACACAGACACCTTCAGTACTGACTGTCAGTACAAAGGGGACTGCTACTTTTTACTGTGACATTACAGAAGATGAAGGCAATTATGTAAACTGGTATAAACAGGTTCCAGGAGGAGCTCCTCAGTATGTGTTAAGGTTTCACCGTACTCATGCCTCTCCTGATGAATATGGTTCTGGTTTCTCCTCTGATCGTTTCACATCTAAAGCCACGTCTGATAAGGATTATCAGTTTATAATCAGTAATGTGGAGGAGACAGACTCagcagtgtattactgtcagaCATGGGACGACTCTGTTGAAGAGGCTGT TGTGGTATTCGGACAAGGAACCAAGCTCTTTGTTACTG ACTCTACCCTCCCTCCGCCTGTCTTGACCATCTTCCCTCCGTCCAGCGATGAGTTGAAGTCCAGCAAAGTCACCCTGGTGTGTCTGGCCAGTCAGATGGCCATGGGCTACGCTGATGTCAGCTGGACAGCGGGAGGGAATCCGGTCACCGGCGGCATCGCTACGAGTGGCCCGGTGCCGCAAGCCGACAAGACGTTTCAACTCAGCAGCTGTCTGACCGTTGACACGTCAGAATGGAACCAGGACAAAGTGTTCTCATGTAAAGTCACCGCGGGCTCCAAGTTCGCTGAGAAAGGCATCAAGAAGTCTGAATGCAGCACTGAATAG